The Synchiropus splendidus isolate RoL2022-P1 chromosome 1, RoL_Sspl_1.0, whole genome shotgun sequence genome includes a window with the following:
- the prdx6 gene encoding peroxiredoxin-6 — MPAILLGDVFPNFEANTTAGRIKFHDFLGDSWGVLFSHPKDFTPVCTTELSRAAKLVPEFEKRGVKMIALSVDSVQDHCSWSKDVMFYGGEASTPLPFPIIADEERELAVQLGMLDPDELDKDGVALTARCVFVIGPDKKMKLSILYPATTGRNFDELLRVIDSLQLTAKNKVATPVDWKEGDEVMVIPSLSDGEAAVLFPNGVTTKEMPSGKKYLRTTKL; from the exons ATGCCCGCAATTCTTCTCGGAGACGTGTTCCCCAACTTCGAGGCCAACACCACCGCCGGCAGGATCAAATTCCACGACTTCCTGGGTGACTC ATGGGGCGTCCTCTTCTCCCACCCGAAAGACTTCACtcctgtctgcaccacagagctctCCCGTGCTGCCAAACTCGTGCCTGAGTTCGAGAAACGGGGCGTAAAGATGATCGCCCTGTCTGTGGACAGCGTtcaagaccactgcagctggagCAAG GATGTGATGTTTTATGGTGGCGAGGCTTCAACCCCGCTGCCTTTTCCCATCATCGCGGATGAAGAGAGAGAGCTGGCGGTCCAGCTGGGCATGCTGGACCCGGATGAACTGGACAAGGATGGAGTCGCCCTGACCGCTCGCTGT GTGTTTGTCATCGGCCCTGACAAGAAGATGAAGCTGTCCATCCTTTACCCCGCCACCACCGGAAGAAACTTCGACGAGTTGCTCCGTGTCATCGACTCCCTGCAGCTCACTGCTAAGAACAAGGTTGCCACACCTGTGGACTGGAAG GAGGGGGACGAAGTCATGGTCATTCCCTCTCTTAGTGACGGTGAAGCTGCCGTCCTCTTCCCCAATGGAGTCACCACGAAAGAAATGCCAAGTGGGAAGAAGTACTTGCGCACCACCAAACTCTGA